The proteins below come from a single Candidatus Binatia bacterium genomic window:
- the priA gene encoding primosomal protein N', with protein TVHRAVRRARCHYCNYAVPIPKACVVCSGQYLEQVGFGTERVEAEVRAIFPEARVARVDRDTIRRRGAIAALLARFASGAIDVLVGTQMLAKGHDFPKVTLVGVISADVGLGLADFRAAERTFQLLTQVAGRAGRGDQPGEVIMQSFDPEHPALRAAAAQDFEIFYAREARERRELAYPPFGHLVEIEVSGKGAERVYKGGMRVKQLFARAQGAAALEILGPAPKPLARLVGRERWHLLVRAGSRPAIRAVLDEVLPKLRTERFPGLRLAVDVDPNQLL; from the coding sequence CACCGTGCATCGGGCCGTCCGGCGTGCCCGCTGCCATTACTGCAATTACGCGGTGCCGATCCCGAAGGCGTGCGTGGTCTGTTCGGGTCAGTACCTCGAACAGGTTGGATTCGGGACCGAACGTGTCGAGGCGGAAGTGCGGGCCATCTTCCCGGAGGCCAGGGTCGCCCGCGTCGACCGCGACACCATCCGCCGCCGCGGCGCCATCGCCGCGCTGCTGGCGCGCTTCGCCTCTGGCGCCATCGACGTGCTGGTCGGGACGCAGATGTTAGCCAAAGGGCACGACTTCCCGAAGGTCACACTGGTCGGGGTGATTTCCGCGGACGTCGGCTTGGGCCTCGCTGACTTCCGCGCCGCGGAGCGGACGTTCCAGCTCCTGACCCAGGTGGCCGGACGCGCTGGGCGCGGCGATCAGCCCGGCGAGGTGATCATGCAGTCGTTCGATCCCGAGCATCCCGCGCTGCGCGCGGCCGCCGCGCAGGATTTCGAGATCTTCTATGCGCGCGAGGCGCGCGAGCGGCGGGAGCTGGCCTACCCTCCCTTCGGGCATCTCGTCGAGATCGAGGTTTCGGGCAAGGGCGCGGAGCGCGTCTACAAGGGAGGGATGCGCGTGAAGCAGCTCTTCGCGCGCGCCCAGGGCGCCGCCGCGCTGGAGATCCTGGGCCCCGCGCCCAAGCCGCTCGCGCGGCTGGTCGGGCGCGAGCGCTGGCACCTCCTGGTCCGGGCCGGCTCCCGCCCGGCGATCCGGGCGGTCCTCGACGAGGTTCTTCCGAAGCTCCGGACCGAGCGTTTTCCGGGCCTCCGCCTGGCCGTCGACGTGGACCCCAACCAGTTACTGTAA